The proteins below come from a single Zea mays cultivar B73 chromosome 8, Zm-B73-REFERENCE-NAM-5.0, whole genome shotgun sequence genomic window:
- the LOC103635796 gene encoding probable WRKY transcription factor 62 — protein MPLSPPPPSSSPRQAAIQELRRGTQLAELLRQQVELIPEPNRRHAAAVNVGEISMAMESSLSILQSQMEHPFSEPEVMAAALTAHSDGGTSGERNGGPVARTRKVRVRHRPGRGRPAAGDELPIKEILTEAPENDRFHWRKYGEKNILYSEYPRLYYKCGYSDDHKCPAKKYVQQQSNSYPPIFLVTLINEHTCDALFRDDEPIISSSSSGSSQVLDFTKASLSSPLH, from the exons ATGCcgctgtcgccgccgccgccctcctccaGCCCGAGGCAAGCAGCGATCCAGGAGCTCAGGAGGGGTACCCAGCTGGCGGAGCTGCTCAGGCAGCAGGTAGAGCTCATCCCGGAGCCTAACCGCCGCCACGCTGCAGCGGTCAACGTGGGCGAGATATCCATGGCTATGGAGTCGTCGCTCTCCATCCTCCAGTCTCAGATGGAGCACCCCTTCTCTGAGCCTGAGGTCATGGCGGCTGCGCTCACTGCCCACTCCGACGGAGGCACCAGCGGGGAAAGAAATGGCGGTCCCGTGGCCCGTACAAGGAAGGTGAGGGTGCGGCACCGGCCAGGCAGAGGCAGGCCTGCAGCTGGAGATGAACTGCCGAT CAAGGAGATACTGACTGAGGCACCAGAAAATGATCGTTTCCACTGGAGGAAATATGGTGAGAAGAATATCCTCtattctgaatatccaag GTTATACTACAAGTGCGGGTACAGCGACGACCACAAGTGCCCAGCGAAGAAATACGTGCAGCAGCAAAGCAACAGCTACCCTCCGATTTTCTTGGTCACCCTGATCAACGAGCACACGTGCGACGCCTTGTTCCGAGACGACGAGCCCATCATCAGCTCAAGCAGCAGTGGCTCGTCGCAGGTCCTCGACTTCACGAAGGCGTCGCTTTCTTCTCCTCTCCATTGA